In the genome of Rhodamnia argentea isolate NSW1041297 chromosome 3, ASM2092103v1, whole genome shotgun sequence, one region contains:
- the LOC125314071 gene encoding disease resistance protein L6-like has translation MGGIGKTTLAKAIYNKLSNQFEHRSFIADIRESWKKGVHQILKRLIDDILQQDIGVRDENEGTYIISSRLKNEKVLVVLDDVDNVNRVKLLSGNRDWFSSRSRIIITTRDEGIFKGVEVDCKYDLKEMDDAQSLILFSKHAFRMDSPPKGFEDLTREVVSITGGLPLCLEIFGSLFCGKESTEWGDMIKKLKKIPRKEVQERLRISYEALDDGQKQIFLDIACFFIGSDKRIASYMWEARKFFPKGTEEIEAIDPSKGGSDGDVYQDEQFKKLTSLRFLHMMKGAKLKGDFKDSVDELKWLRWENCPTKFEVNNLHATELVVLELPHSKINEAWEGWSSFKRSSNFLT, from the exons atgggaggcattggtaagactactcttgctaaagCCATCTACAACAAGCTCTCCAATCAATTTGAGCATCGTAGCTTCATTGCTGATATAAGGGAATCATGGAAGAAAGGCGTTCATCAGATTCTGAAGCGGTTAATCGATGATATATTGCAGCAAGATATTGGAGTTCGTGATGAGAATGAAGGGACTTATATTATCTCCTCCAGgcttaaaaatgaaaaggtgCTCGTtgtccttgatgatgtggataatGTCAATCGGGTGAAGCTTTTGAGTGGTAATCGTGATTGGTTTTCTTCGAGAAGTAGAATCATTATTACCACTAGAGACGAGGGGATTTTTAAAGGTGTTGAGGTAGACTGCAAGTATGACCTTAAGGAAATGGATGACGCTCAATCCTTGATTCTGTTTAGCAAACATGCGTTTCGAATGGACTCTCCTCCAAAGGGATTTGAGGACCTCACTCGTGAAGTTGTATCGATCACTGGAGGGCTTCCCTTATGCCTTGAGATTTTTGGTTCATTATTCTGCGGAAAAGAGTCAACGGAATGGGGAGATATGataaagaagttaaaaaaaatcccTCGTAAGGAAGTGCAAGAAAGGTTAAGAATAAGTTACGAAGCATTAGATGATGGACAAAAACAAATATTTCTGGATATCGCTTGCTTTTTCATTGGCAGCGACAAGAGAATCGCATCCTACATGTGGGAGGCCCGTAAATTTTTCCCAAAG GGAACGGAAGAGATCGAAGCAATTGATCCGAGTAAAGGCGGGTCGGATGGCGACGTTTACCAAGATGAACAATTCAAGAAGTTGACAAGTCTAAGATTCCTTCACATGATGAAGGGGGCAAAGCTCAAGGGTGATTTTAAGGACTCGGTTGATGAGTTAAAATGGCTTCGATGGGAAAACTGTCCCACGAAATTTGAAGTGAACAATCTTCACGCAACAGAATTAGTTGTCTTGGAATTGCCACATAGCAAGATAAATGAAGCATGGGAAGGATGGAGTTCTTTCAAG AGAAGCTCCAATTTCTTGACCTGA
- the LOC115733655 gene encoding anaphase-promoting complex subunit 4-like, whose amino-acid sequence METDEGSRRVLPFQLQFDKPLASQVKMAEWNPEKDLLAMVTEDSKVVLHRFNWQRLWTISPGKCITSLCWRPDGKVVVLGLEDGTVSLHDVEQNGKLLRSLKSHAAAVVCLNWEEDAQVNRDTSGNPLAFEDRTTRFFPPAPRVPRMPRLVPGETGLTEDGQDSFVELSNSSKQCFNILCSGDKDGVLCFSIFGVFPIGNVNIHECDIPTTTKDRNIVGRLLNASIRKVVLSKDLCHLMVACSGELVEDIVESRGGQMVGDSIHGFHCLVLDTSIFQKSENELHQVAQQASNIEDLLHVIRTSLSVMNKQWADAMNIFHEKFDLLSNLINDHGLDSSPQEEFLSLLGGARTSQAVHQFLLSSLGEVGMKRVSKVVCGAGKELQLVVLNHLQPAVEIIGFRMGELRGLSRWRSRYLGIGLDETLVDNAVEKAGMLLVQVERFIRVLSSVLQQFANFFSWLLKCIKQLMSEPSDQLLTYNSELVVVFLKFLYDQDPVMQLLDLPEADEEIDIDSETMQRVRELVQYGGFGDSEYLQRTLVEEFQQMENSFKEAAQMPFSTISKKILCKNLLPLFPLTSVSASTRYIPISLSFYEDASEFASSNQTHEVGFTDYISFQIPDESFLDVTNCIAVVRGFMNDLSNVKQGRSLEGILLCVPPGYYCVDLALYKEHQIVMLLNKMNDTRENLGDAWMMILQADDLPFVHISGTTWENNWELYQLKDSILHLEMENEKIRSIPHAVVPPLSVSASRGVACVLAARKRALVYILDEDEDEISDSE is encoded by the exons ATGGAGACCGACGAAGGGTCGCGGCGTGTTCTTCCCTTTCAGCTTCAGTTCGACAAACCGCTGGCTTCTCAG GTGAAGATGGCGGAGTGGAACCCGGAGAAGGATTTGCTGGCCATGGTCACGGAGGACTCGAAGGTGGTGCTTCATCGCTTCAATTGGCAGAGGCTGTGGACAATCTCTCCTG GTAAGTGTATAACATCATTATGCTGGCGTCCCGATGGCAAGGTTGTTGTCTTGGGACTTGAAGATGGTACGGTTTCACTGCATGATGTTGAA CAAAATGGAAAACTGTTAAGAAGCTTGAAGTCCCATGCGGCAGCTGTGGTGTGTCTCAATTGGGAGGAGGATGCCCAAGTGAATAGA GACACTTCTGGTAACCCTTTGGCATTTGAAGATCGCACCACTCGTTTCTTCCCTCCAGCTCCAAGAGTTCCTCGCATGCCTAGACTAGTACCTGGAGAAACTGGTTTAACTGAAGATGGTCAAGATTCATTCGTAGAGCTCTCAAATTCTTCAAAGCAATGTTTCAATATTCTCTGCAGTGGAGATAAAGATGGGGTTTTGTGCTTCAGTATATTTGGTGTCTTTCCAATCGGAAATGTT AATATACATGAATGTGATATTCCTACGACAACCAAGGACAGAAATATCGTTGGCCGACTTCTGAATGCTTCCATCAGGAAG GTGGTTTTATCCAAGGATCTTTGTCATTTGATGGTTGCATGCTCAGGAGAACTTGTTGAAGACATTGTTGAATCAAGAGGGGGTCAAATGGTTGGAGATAGCATTCATGGCTTCCATTGCTTAGTGCTTGATACCTCAATATTCCAAAAGAG TgaaaatgaacttcatcaagtTGCTCAACAGGCTTCCAACATCGAAGATTTACTTCATGTCATCCGGACATCATTATCAGTCATGAATAAGCAGTGGGCTGATGCCATGAATATATTCCACGAGAAGTTTGATTTGTTATCAAACCTTATTAATGACCATG GTCTTGACTCTTCTCCTCAGGAGGAATTTTTGAGTCTTCTAGGTGGTGCTAGGACCAGTCAGGCAGTCCATCAGTTTCTTCTTAGTTCTCTGGGTGAAGTG ggtATGAAGCGTGTATCAAAAGTTGTTTGTGGTGCTGGAAAAGAACTTCAGCTGGTTGTCCTCAATCATCTGCAG CCTGCTGTAGAAATTATTGGCTTTAGAATGGGTGAGCTCAGGGGTCTTTCGAGATGGCGTTCTCGTTATCTGGGAATTGGTTTGGATGAGACACTGGTGGACAATGCAGTAGAAAAGGCTGGAATGCTGCTTGTACAGGTTGAGCGATTCATAAGGGTGCTCTCATCTGTTTTGCAGCAG TTTGCAAATTTCTTCAGCTGGCTTCTGAAATGTATAAAGCAACTGATGTCAGAGCCAAGTGATCAACTTTTAACATACAATAG TGAACTTGTTGTGGTGTTCTTGAAGTTTCTGTATGATCAAGATCCTGTTATGCAGCTTCTCGATCTCCCTGAGGCTGATGAAGAAATTGACATTGATTC AGAAACAATGCAGAGAGTCAGAGAGTTAGTGCAATATGGAGGATTTGGAGACAGCGAATATTTGCAGAGGACACTTGTGGAGGAGTTTCAACAGATGGAAAACAG TTTCAAGGAAGCTGCCCAGATGCCTTTTTCTACTATTTCAAAAAAGATACTTTGTAAGAATTTATTGCCGCTATTCCCTCTTACGTCTGTTTCAGCGTCCACCAGATACATTCCCATTTCACTGTCCTTCTATGAG GATGCCTCTGAATTTGCTTCATCTAACCAGACTCATGAAGTTGGGTTTACAGATTATATTTCCTTCCAAATACCCGATGAGTCCTTTTTAGATGTTACAAACTGTATAGCTGTAGTGAGGGGATTTATGAATGATTTAAGCAATGTGAAGCAGGGAAGATCTTTGGAAGGGATCTTGTTGTGCGTTCCTCCTGGTTACTATTGTGTGGATTTGGCTCTATATAAG GAACATCAAATTGTTATGTTGCTAAATAAGATGAATGATACTCGAGAAAACTTGGGAGATGCCTGGATGATGATCTTGCAGGCCGATGACCTTCCATTTGTGCATATTTCAGGAACCACTTGGGAAAATAACTGGgaattgtaccaattgaag GACTCCATCTTACACCTAGAGATGGAGAATGAGAAGATTCGCAGCATTCCCCATGCTGTAGTTCCTCCCTTGTCAGTTAGTG CAAGTAGAGGTGTGGCTTGTGTTTTAGCTGCAAGAAAGCGGGCCCTGGTCTACATACTggacgaggatgaagatgaaatcTCTGATTCAGAATGA
- the LOC115731247 gene encoding disease resistance protein L6-like: MHHPIFEQSFAMFVALILLPWLVFYFLNNKKGCVRRNTEDAHTGAFGSMNAPTKTNFGGSSLSPAGTDDVAFSLSSIDANNGASSSMTAPIGNCYEVFLSFRGLDTRNSFTDHLYNGLLEAGIDAFRDDDELCQGEDIRPDLVAAITNRKILIPILSVNYGASSWCLDELVQLIECRNDNNGQIVLPVFYKVKPADVGHQIGSFGGAFHERERRLLKRRFDPAILEKWKQALLGVSTLKGCEADG; this comes from the coding sequence ATGCATCATCCCATTTTTGAGCAGTCTTTCGCCATGTTCGTGGCACTGATCCTTCTCCCTTGGCTGGTGTTCTATTTTCTCAATAACAAGAAAGGTTGTGTGCGAAGAAACACAGAAGATGCTCATACCGGCGCATTTGGTTCGATGAATGCGCCGACAAAAACTAATTTCGGTGGATCTAGTTTGTCTCCGGCAGGAACTGATGATGTTGCATTTAGCTTGTCTTCTATAGATGCTAACAATGGTGCATCTAGTTCGATGACCGCACCGATTGGAAATTGCTACGAGGTGtttttgagcttcagaggcctAGACACTCGAAATAGCTTTACTGATCACCTCTACAATGGGCTCTTGGAAGCCGGAATTGATGCTTTCAGAGACGATGACGAGCTCTGCCAAGGCGAGGACATCCGACCAGATCTTGTGGCAGCCATCACGAATAGAAAGATCCTGATCCCCATTCTCTCCGTGAATTATGGTGCGAGCAGTTGGTGCCTGGATGAACTAGTTCAACTAATAGAGTGCAGGAATGATAATAATGGGCAAATAGTGTTGCCAGTATTCTATAAAGTGAAACCAGCTGACGTGGGGCATCAAATCGGGAGTTTCGGAGGCGCATTTCACGAGCGTGAGAGGCGTTTGCTTAAGAGGCGTTTCGACCCGGCGATTTTGGAGAAATGGAAGCAAGCACTTCTTGGAGTCAGCACCTTGAAAGGATGCGAAGCAGATGGGTAA